Proteins from one Sandaracinaceae bacterium genomic window:
- a CDS encoding Kazal-type serine protease inhibitor domain-containing protein, giving the protein MDFVRLCGFGAAMTLVACGSSHSPGDGGAGERDGMVVRDGTVAGDDGGEACGPTTCGAGEVCCNASCGICVAPGGSCIDIACEDAGVMCGTETCGATELCCAGCDGDVFCAGGPVCPDVSCPVDACEGSEDCGSDAYCDLPGASCGGTGVCAPRPEGCPEDCPGVCGCDGRTYCNDCMAAAAGVDVSDDGCTTPPGGDCGGFAGMTCGARQWCDYPEGARCGAADATGTCRARPEGCPDVFDPVCGCDGVTYGNGCEANAAGTDTASGGPC; this is encoded by the coding sequence ATGGACTTCGTTCGACTCTGTGGGTTCGGCGCCGCCATGACGCTGGTGGCCTGTGGGAGCTCGCATTCCCCCGGGGACGGTGGCGCGGGCGAGCGCGACGGGATGGTGGTGCGCGACGGAACGGTGGCGGGCGACGACGGCGGGGAGGCGTGTGGGCCGACGACGTGCGGGGCGGGCGAGGTCTGCTGCAACGCGAGCTGCGGCATCTGCGTGGCCCCCGGGGGGAGCTGCATCGACATCGCCTGCGAGGACGCTGGGGTGATGTGCGGGACGGAGACGTGCGGCGCGACCGAGCTCTGCTGCGCGGGCTGTGACGGCGACGTCTTCTGCGCGGGCGGGCCGGTCTGTCCCGACGTCTCGTGCCCGGTCGACGCCTGCGAGGGCAGCGAGGACTGTGGGAGCGACGCCTACTGCGACCTGCCCGGCGCGAGCTGCGGCGGGACCGGGGTCTGCGCGCCGCGGCCCGAGGGCTGCCCCGAGGACTGCCCCGGCGTGTGCGGCTGCGACGGCCGGACCTACTGCAACGACTGCATGGCGGCCGCGGCCGGCGTGGACGTGAGCGACGACGGCTGCACGACGCCGCCGGGTGGCGACTGCGGCGGCTTCGCGGGGATGACCTGCGGCGCGCGACAGTGGTGCGACTACCCCGAGGGCGCGCGCTGCGGAGCGGCCGACGCGACCGGGACCTGCCGGGCGAGGCCCGAAGGGTGCCCGGACGTGTTCGATCCTGTGTGCGGCTGCGACGGCGTGACCTACGGCAACGGATGCGAGGCGAACGCGGCCGGGACCGACACGGCCAGCGGGGGGCCTTGCTGA